The Sorangiineae bacterium MSr11367 genome window below encodes:
- the thiL gene encoding thiamine-phosphate kinase, producing the protein MRSGEFATILRLKERFRSDNAAGILLGIGDDAAVLEHVATKASHKLVWTIDEQVEKTHFRRDLAGWIDIGWRSFMAAASDLAAMGAEPWCALSALSLPADFEDEDLDALARGQHAAALRLGTSIVGGNLTRGEVVTVTTTLLGTAEKPMLRNTARPGDGIWVAGRVGLAAAGLFALERRLHDDRLDGVKEAWLRPWARIGEGRHAAGRASALVDVSDGLAQDVGHIAEASGVRAVFDEGALREHAKRTGLDSIGELVLVDPLELMLAGGEDYALAAASEEPLEGFWRAGTFVEGQGVALKRTTGRERELFELGFDHFRPRM; encoded by the coding sequence GTGCGCTCTGGCGAATTTGCGACCATTTTGCGACTCAAAGAGCGATTCCGTTCGGACAATGCCGCGGGGATTCTTCTCGGCATCGGGGACGATGCGGCGGTGCTCGAGCATGTGGCGACGAAGGCGTCGCACAAGCTGGTGTGGACCATCGACGAACAGGTGGAAAAGACGCACTTTCGCCGGGACCTCGCGGGGTGGATCGACATTGGCTGGCGCTCGTTCATGGCTGCGGCCAGCGATCTGGCGGCGATGGGGGCCGAGCCATGGTGTGCGCTGAGCGCGCTGTCGCTTCCCGCGGATTTCGAGGACGAAGACCTCGACGCGCTCGCGCGGGGGCAGCACGCGGCGGCGTTGCGGCTCGGGACGAGCATCGTCGGAGGGAATTTGACCCGTGGCGAGGTGGTGACGGTGACCACGACGTTGCTGGGCACGGCGGAGAAGCCGATGCTGCGCAACACGGCGCGGCCGGGCGATGGCATCTGGGTGGCCGGGCGCGTGGGGCTGGCGGCGGCAGGGCTTTTCGCACTCGAGCGAAGGCTGCACGATGATCGGCTCGACGGTGTGAAGGAGGCGTGGCTGCGTCCGTGGGCGCGCATCGGCGAGGGCCGGCACGCGGCGGGTCGCGCGTCGGCGCTGGTCGACGTGTCCGATGGGCTCGCGCAGGACGTGGGGCACATCGCCGAGGCCAGTGGGGTGCGCGCGGTGTTCGACGAGGGCGCCTTGCGTGAGCATGCCAAGCGCACCGGGCTCGATTCCATCGGGGAGCTCGTGCTCGTCGATCCCCTGGAGCTGATGTTGGCCGGGGGCGAGGATTACGCGCTGGCGGCGGCCAGCGAGGAGCCGCTCGAGGGATTCTGGCGTGCGGGAACCTTCGTGGAAGGGCAGGGGGTGGCCTTGAAGCGAACCACCGGTCGAGAGCGGGAGCTGTTCGAGCTGGGGTTCGATCACTTCCGTCCGCGCATGTAG
- a CDS encoding MBL fold metallo-hydrolase — translation MRVFCLGVSVSIGLAACSKEPPAPAPAVSTSAPAAAPAPAASTEGAKAGDTFATAKGELRVVPIHHGSLAFEFGGKVIYVDPADADFSGRPKADYLFITDIHQDHQDPQVIALLKKEGTVLVGPPAVGEKTPLTVTLKNGESKDFGLFSVATEPMYNLKRGPTPGKLFHDKGRGNGYVFTFGDKRVYVSGDTECTSEMRALKDIDVAFVCMNLPYTMTPVEAAECVKAFKPKVVFPYHYRDSNVSEFEAPVRAAGSSEVRLRTWY, via the coding sequence ATGCGCGTCTTCTGCTTGGGGGTATCCGTCTCGATTGGCTTGGCGGCTTGCTCGAAGGAGCCGCCCGCACCCGCGCCGGCCGTGTCCACGTCGGCACCGGCGGCGGCGCCTGCTCCTGCTGCCTCGACGGAGGGCGCGAAGGCGGGCGATACGTTCGCGACGGCGAAGGGGGAGCTGCGGGTGGTGCCCATTCATCATGGGTCGCTGGCGTTCGAATTCGGCGGCAAGGTGATCTACGTCGACCCGGCCGATGCGGATTTCAGTGGGCGGCCCAAGGCCGATTACCTCTTCATCACGGACATTCACCAGGACCACCAGGATCCGCAGGTGATTGCCCTGTTGAAGAAAGAGGGGACGGTGCTCGTGGGGCCGCCGGCGGTGGGCGAGAAGACGCCGCTCACGGTGACCTTGAAGAACGGGGAGTCGAAGGACTTCGGGCTATTTTCCGTGGCGACGGAGCCCATGTACAATTTGAAGCGCGGTCCCACGCCGGGAAAGCTTTTTCACGACAAGGGGCGCGGCAATGGGTACGTGTTCACCTTTGGCGACAAGCGCGTGTACGTATCGGGTGATACGGAGTGCACCTCCGAGATGCGCGCGTTGAAGGATATCGATGTAGCGTTCGTCTGTATGAATCTTCCTTATACGATGACGCCGGTCGAGGCTGCGGAGTGCGTGAAGGCGTTCAAGCCCAAGGTGGTATTTCCGTACCATTACCGAGACTCGAACGTGTCGGAGTTCGAAGCGCCGGTTCGCGCCGCCGGGTCGAGCGAGGTTCGTCTTCGAACCTGGTATTGA
- a CDS encoding RNA polymerase sigma factor, producing the protein MARGVPRLRLVRESQPAPGEGERKTPVLALDDSELIAAVRAGDRSAAAAFHDRVRGRIDSTLYRLLGGRDVDHDDLAQLSLIELVQTLDRFRGDCSLNSWVSTVTAHIVYKHIRRRRTERRIFAGSDDTDKEAYMGPSSKRVVMARDLVARVRRHLDALDPDKAWTFLLHDACGYDLREIAKITGVSVAAAQSRLVRARRDLHAHIAADPELADQLQRRRGSEASASDTKREEP; encoded by the coding sequence ATGGCGCGCGGCGTTCCTCGATTGCGGCTGGTCCGCGAGAGTCAGCCTGCCCCTGGCGAGGGGGAGCGGAAGACGCCCGTGCTTGCCCTCGACGACAGCGAGCTCATTGCCGCGGTGCGCGCGGGCGATCGGTCGGCCGCCGCCGCCTTTCACGATCGCGTTCGCGGGCGCATTGATTCGACGCTGTATCGCCTGCTCGGCGGGCGTGACGTCGACCACGACGATCTCGCGCAGCTCAGTCTGATCGAGCTCGTGCAAACACTGGATCGCTTCCGCGGCGACTGCTCGCTGAACTCGTGGGTCTCCACGGTGACGGCGCACATCGTGTACAAGCACATTCGCCGGCGCCGAACGGAGCGCCGCATCTTCGCGGGCAGCGACGATACCGACAAGGAAGCCTACATGGGGCCGAGTTCGAAGCGCGTGGTGATGGCGCGCGATCTCGTTGCGCGTGTGCGGCGGCACCTGGACGCCCTCGACCCGGACAAGGCGTGGACGTTTCTCCTGCACGATGCGTGCGGTTACGATTTGCGTGAGATTGCGAAAATTACGGGTGTGAGCGTGGCAGCCGCGCAATCGCGGCTGGTGCGCGCACGGCGCGACCTGCACGCGCACATTGCAGCGGACCCCGAGCTGGCCGATCAGCTCCAACGCCGGCGTGGGAGCGAAGCATCGGCGAGCGATACGAAGAGGGAGGAACCATGA
- a CDS encoding FecR domain-containing protein — translation MNPRPLYARLAAEVLAEESRDDVSVVSPGERARAIDVVSEAIAQRDKRRRRTRGAFVVLSLAASAVLVFGAVRVLSHRAPSGEGALSAKAPALAPSVEPIATPLVGDVRVRSGDVVRAIAQGTPLSAGDHVLADGAARASVTLVTGTRLALEGTSDLAMTQSHPAMTVFTLVQGAVRADVAKLKAGERFLVRTADAEVEVRGTSFRVAVVAADTSCPVPVATRVEVTEGVVAVRHGATEVSLHPGESWPPPCTPPPPRASAPPAAAQVPKKVAPARLPRPAHENPAPAEREQASSDLAAQNDMFARAMQEKQSGRAGAAVATLDRFAATYPASPLAENAVAERMKILATSDPARARTAARDYLTRYPRGFARVDAEKILATSP, via the coding sequence ATGAATCCGCGTCCACTCTATGCACGCCTCGCGGCGGAAGTACTCGCGGAGGAAAGTCGGGATGACGTGTCGGTGGTGTCTCCGGGCGAGCGCGCCCGCGCGATCGACGTCGTGTCGGAGGCCATCGCGCAGCGGGACAAGCGTCGCCGGCGTACGCGGGGCGCCTTCGTCGTGTTGTCGCTCGCCGCTTCCGCGGTGCTGGTGTTCGGCGCCGTGCGGGTGCTGTCGCATCGTGCGCCTTCGGGCGAGGGCGCGCTTTCCGCCAAGGCGCCGGCGCTCGCGCCCAGCGTGGAGCCCATTGCCACGCCGCTGGTGGGCGACGTGCGCGTGCGATCGGGCGATGTGGTGCGTGCCATTGCCCAAGGGACGCCGCTCTCCGCGGGCGACCATGTTCTCGCCGATGGTGCGGCGCGCGCCAGCGTGACCTTGGTGACGGGAACGCGCCTGGCGCTGGAGGGCACGTCGGATCTGGCGATGACGCAGTCCCATCCGGCCATGACGGTTTTTACGTTGGTGCAGGGGGCGGTGCGGGCCGACGTGGCGAAGTTGAAGGCGGGCGAGCGCTTTTTGGTTCGCACCGCCGACGCCGAGGTCGAAGTGCGCGGGACGTCGTTCCGCGTGGCGGTGGTCGCAGCCGATACGTCGTGCCCCGTGCCGGTGGCGACGCGGGTGGAGGTCACCGAGGGCGTCGTGGCCGTTCGCCATGGCGCGACGGAGGTGTCGCTGCATCCCGGTGAATCGTGGCCGCCGCCCTGTACGCCGCCGCCACCGCGTGCGTCGGCGCCGCCGGCCGCTGCGCAAGTTCCGAAGAAGGTCGCGCCCGCGCGCCTGCCGCGCCCTGCACACGAGAATCCCGCGCCCGCGGAGCGCGAGCAGGCCAGCTCGGATTTGGCGGCGCAAAATGACATGTTCGCCCGGGCGATGCAGGAGAAGCAGAGCGGCCGCGCCGGTGCCGCGGTGGCGACCCTGGATCGATTCGCCGCGACGTATCCGGCGAGCCCGCTCGCGGAAAACGCCGTCGCCGAGCGCATGAAGATCCTCGCGACCTCCGACCCGGCGCGCGCACGAACCGCAGCACGCGACTACCTGACGCGGTATCCTCGGGGCTTCGCCCGTGTCGATGCGGAGAAGATCCTTGCGACGAGTCCCTAA
- a CDS encoding vitamin B12-dependent ribonucleotide reductase produces the protein MAESDFGKVSNGRTHAMTAKQTKKSPSKSSPPAVHASQPKNESRRQEEVPVRRFFTQPGLDPLEQVLYERRSSTISNPDGSVVFKMEGAEVPVGWSQLATDIVISKYFRKAGIQKMPAALARPDGAPEAGERSVRQVVYRVANTIRQAADSFGGYFATKEAADTFEAELSYLLVHQYGAFNSPVWFNCGLYHQYGIEGSGGNWAWDPASGDSDLAADGTSTSTVVETENAYGRPQCSACFIQSVQDDLMGIYELVKSEARLFKYGSGTGTNFSAIRGKQEKLSGGGTSSGLMSFLEVFDRAAGATKSGGTTRRAAKMVCLDVDHPEIVDFVEWKMREEKKAHALIRAGYSNDFNGDAYHTISGQNSNNSVRVTDEFMKAVLAGGKWHTRMRLTGEVCETFEAKDLWRKIAEAAWGCADPGLQYDSTVNRWHTCSNTSRINASNPCSEYMFLDDSACNLASVNLIKFLRDDGSFDVEGYRHACRIFFIAQEVLVDLSSYPTKRIAQNSHDYRPLGLGYANLGSLLMILGVPYDSDQGRAIAGALTAIMCGHAYKTSAEMAKSKSPFVGYAKNREPMLRVMNMHRDAAYAISRDDCWLPGESKDAGVGALYRAACEDWDDAVHFGELHGYRNAQSTVLAPTGTIGLLMDCDTTGIEPDFALVKFKKLAGGGYFKIVNQSVPAALSRLGYSATEVQEIVAYVSGTNTLLAAPVINRRTLKEKGFTDEDLAKVEAALPGVFDLDSAFASWVLGEAAHTRLLNGVTGSLLEKRSLLEKLGFTKVQIAEAGDVIIGRMTIEGAPHLKVEHYPVFDCANRCGKIGQRYLAPMSHVKMMAATQPFLSGAISKTVNLPNEATIDDVAKLYEEGWRLGLKAVALYRDGCKASQPLSSSGESKSDAKETPAKEGLAASSVERLEPVPTTAEQSPQLSLALTPKGTREYGMRIRLPKKRRGFTQEARVGGHKIFLRTGEYEDGRLGEIFIDMHKEGAAFRSLMNCFAMSVSVGLQYGVPLQTYVDQFTFTRFEPQGVVEGHPNVKIATSIVDYLFRVLGVEYLNRYDLAHVKPEESNPTLTAGDSRPVSGEQRPAPELGYTKDFGYTKEATARSAAMSETLEGRGEPSAGSHDGAATQGNANVAGGVLSAHLDAMMGDAPVCDVCGHITVRNGACYKCLNCGNSMGCS, from the coding sequence ATGGCAGAATCGGACTTCGGCAAAGTTTCGAATGGGCGAACCCACGCGATGACGGCGAAGCAGACGAAAAAGAGTCCCTCGAAATCGTCGCCGCCGGCCGTGCATGCGAGCCAGCCGAAGAACGAGTCTCGCCGTCAGGAAGAGGTTCCTGTGCGGCGCTTCTTCACGCAGCCGGGCCTCGATCCGCTCGAGCAGGTGCTCTACGAGCGTCGCTCGAGCACGATTTCGAATCCGGATGGCTCGGTGGTCTTCAAGATGGAAGGCGCCGAGGTGCCGGTGGGCTGGAGCCAGCTCGCCACCGACATCGTGATTTCGAAGTACTTCCGCAAAGCCGGCATCCAGAAGATGCCCGCCGCCCTCGCACGCCCCGATGGCGCGCCGGAAGCGGGCGAGCGCAGCGTGCGGCAGGTCGTTTACCGCGTGGCGAACACCATTCGCCAGGCGGCGGATTCGTTTGGCGGCTACTTCGCCACCAAGGAAGCGGCCGACACGTTCGAGGCCGAGCTCTCGTATTTGCTAGTGCACCAGTACGGCGCGTTCAACTCGCCGGTGTGGTTCAACTGCGGGCTCTATCATCAGTACGGCATCGAAGGCTCCGGCGGAAACTGGGCCTGGGATCCTGCATCCGGCGATAGCGATCTCGCCGCCGACGGCACCTCGACCAGCACGGTCGTCGAGACCGAGAACGCCTACGGCCGCCCGCAGTGCTCCGCGTGCTTCATCCAGTCCGTGCAAGACGACTTGATGGGCATCTACGAGCTCGTGAAGTCGGAGGCCCGCCTCTTCAAGTACGGCTCGGGCACCGGGACGAACTTCAGCGCCATCCGCGGCAAGCAGGAGAAGCTCTCCGGTGGCGGCACCTCCAGTGGCCTCATGAGCTTCCTCGAGGTCTTCGATCGCGCGGCCGGCGCCACCAAGAGCGGCGGCACCACGCGACGCGCCGCCAAGATGGTCTGCTTGGACGTCGACCATCCGGAGATCGTCGACTTCGTCGAGTGGAAGATGCGCGAGGAGAAGAAGGCGCACGCCCTCATCCGCGCCGGCTACTCGAACGACTTCAACGGCGATGCGTACCACACCATCAGCGGGCAGAACTCGAACAACTCCGTCCGCGTCACGGACGAGTTCATGAAGGCCGTGCTCGCAGGCGGCAAGTGGCACACGCGCATGCGCCTCACCGGCGAGGTGTGCGAGACCTTCGAGGCGAAGGATCTCTGGCGCAAGATCGCCGAAGCCGCGTGGGGATGCGCCGACCCGGGCCTGCAGTACGACTCCACGGTGAACCGTTGGCACACGTGCTCCAACACGTCGCGCATCAACGCGAGCAACCCGTGCAGCGAGTACATGTTCCTCGACGACTCGGCGTGCAACCTGGCGTCGGTCAACTTGATCAAGTTCCTCCGCGACGATGGAAGCTTCGACGTCGAGGGCTACCGGCATGCGTGCCGCATCTTCTTCATCGCGCAAGAGGTGCTGGTCGACCTGTCGAGCTACCCGACGAAGCGCATCGCGCAGAACAGCCATGATTATCGGCCGCTCGGCCTCGGCTACGCGAACCTCGGGTCGTTGTTGATGATCCTTGGCGTGCCGTACGACAGTGACCAGGGTCGCGCGATCGCCGGCGCGCTCACCGCCATCATGTGCGGTCACGCGTACAAGACCAGCGCGGAGATGGCCAAGAGCAAGAGCCCGTTCGTGGGCTACGCGAAGAACCGCGAGCCGATGCTGCGCGTGATGAACATGCACCGCGATGCGGCCTACGCCATCTCGCGCGACGATTGCTGGCTGCCGGGCGAGTCGAAGGATGCAGGCGTGGGCGCCCTCTACCGCGCGGCGTGCGAGGATTGGGACGACGCCGTGCACTTCGGCGAGCTCCACGGCTACCGCAACGCGCAGTCCACCGTGCTCGCACCGACGGGCACCATCGGTCTGTTGATGGACTGCGACACGACAGGTATCGAGCCGGACTTCGCGCTGGTGAAGTTCAAGAAGCTCGCCGGTGGCGGGTACTTCAAGATCGTGAACCAGTCGGTGCCCGCCGCGCTCTCGCGCCTCGGATACTCGGCGACGGAGGTTCAGGAGATCGTGGCCTACGTGAGCGGGACGAACACGCTGCTCGCCGCGCCGGTCATCAACCGCCGCACGCTCAAGGAAAAGGGCTTCACGGACGAAGATCTCGCCAAGGTCGAGGCAGCACTGCCGGGCGTCTTCGATCTCGACTCGGCGTTCGCATCGTGGGTGCTCGGTGAGGCGGCGCACACGCGCCTGTTGAATGGGGTGACGGGCTCCCTCCTCGAGAAGCGATCCCTGCTCGAGAAGCTCGGCTTCACCAAGGTGCAGATCGCCGAGGCGGGTGACGTCATCATCGGGCGGATGACCATCGAGGGTGCGCCGCACCTGAAGGTGGAGCACTACCCGGTGTTCGACTGCGCAAACCGCTGCGGCAAGATCGGCCAGCGCTACCTGGCGCCGATGAGCCACGTCAAGATGATGGCGGCCACGCAGCCGTTCCTGAGCGGCGCCATCTCGAAGACGGTCAATTTGCCCAACGAAGCGACCATCGACGACGTGGCGAAGTTGTACGAGGAGGGCTGGAGGCTCGGCCTCAAAGCCGTCGCGCTCTACCGTGATGGATGCAAAGCCTCGCAGCCGCTCTCGAGCTCGGGCGAGTCGAAGAGCGACGCAAAGGAGACCCCGGCGAAAGAGGGCCTCGCGGCCAGCAGCGTCGAGCGACTGGAGCCGGTGCCCACCACGGCCGAGCAGAGCCCGCAGCTCTCACTGGCACTCACGCCGAAGGGCACGCGCGAGTACGGTATGCGCATCCGTCTGCCGAAGAAGCGCCGAGGCTTCACGCAGGAAGCACGCGTGGGCGGGCACAAGATCTTCCTCCGTACCGGCGAGTACGAAGATGGACGCCTCGGCGAGATCTTCATCGACATGCACAAGGAGGGCGCCGCCTTCCGCTCACTGATGAACTGCTTCGCCATGAGCGTCTCGGTGGGCTTGCAGTACGGCGTGCCGCTGCAGACGTACGTGGATCAATTCACGTTCACGCGCTTCGAGCCGCAGGGCGTCGTCGAAGGCCACCCGAACGTGAAGATCGCGACCAGCATCGTGGACTATCTGTTCCGCGTGCTCGGCGTCGAATACCTGAATCGCTACGATCTGGCGCACGTCAAACCGGAGGAGTCGAACCCCACGCTGACCGCGGGTGATTCGCGCCCCGTGTCAGGAGAACAACGTCCAGCGCCAGAACTGGGTTACACGAAAGATTTCGGCTACACGAAAGAAGCCACCGCACGCAGTGCGGCAATGAGCGAAACGCTCGAAGGCCGCGGCGAACCGAGCGCGGGCTCACACGATGGGGCCGCAACGCAAGGCAACGCGAACGTGGCGGGCGGCGTCCTTTCGGCGCACCTCGACGCGATGATGGGTGACGCACCGGTTTGCGATGTATGTGGCCACATCACGGTCCGAAATGGTGCATGCTACAAATGCCTGAATTGCGGAAACAGCATGGGGTGCAGCTAG
- the hemW gene encoding radical SAM family heme chaperone HemW — protein sequence MKHNQTGVYVHFPWCLAKCPYCDFVSYAKDRASIDHAGYADAVLRELDARAEAIGDRVVGSIFFGGGTPSLWEPHELGRVLDAIRAHFSCAPDLEITVECNPTSLDRARAGALRDVGVDRLSIGTQSLREEQLRYLGRLHDPAGALAAIEGAMAAGVPRLSTDIIFGLPEQAPEDARDQAIRLAELGLTHLSCYQLTIEPGTQFGELARRGRLPLADDGRTADAFLAIDEALGARGFRHYEISNYAQPGEESRHNLGYWRGEEYIGLGCAAFGCVRNGNSVERVRYRNAVDPKKYVEATRTMRRDRVGDGDGLSTLSEAVNGEALLRERIMLSLRTEEGLDLEQSATELHVEPWPRERRRAAERLVTMNRLRVDGPRLSIPRPAWLFTDDTAARLF from the coding sequence ATGAAACATAACCAGACCGGCGTGTACGTGCATTTCCCGTGGTGCCTCGCGAAGTGCCCGTACTGTGACTTCGTAAGCTACGCGAAAGATCGCGCTTCCATTGATCATGCCGGGTACGCCGATGCGGTTTTGCGGGAGCTGGACGCACGCGCAGAGGCCATCGGCGATCGCGTGGTGGGCAGTATTTTCTTTGGCGGTGGAACGCCGAGCCTCTGGGAACCCCACGAGCTCGGTCGCGTGCTCGACGCCATCCGTGCACATTTTTCGTGTGCGCCCGATCTCGAGATCACGGTGGAGTGCAACCCCACCTCGCTGGATCGTGCACGCGCTGGCGCGCTCCGCGACGTGGGGGTGGATCGTCTTTCCATTGGGACGCAATCCCTCCGAGAGGAGCAACTTCGATACCTCGGCAGGCTGCACGATCCGGCGGGGGCTCTCGCCGCCATCGAGGGGGCGATGGCCGCCGGCGTTCCACGCCTCTCGACGGACATCATTTTCGGCCTTCCCGAGCAGGCGCCGGAAGATGCGCGCGATCAAGCGATCCGTCTCGCCGAGCTCGGCCTGACACATCTCTCGTGCTACCAGCTGACCATCGAGCCGGGGACGCAGTTCGGGGAGCTGGCACGCCGTGGAAGATTGCCCCTTGCCGACGACGGGCGCACGGCCGACGCCTTTTTGGCCATCGACGAAGCGCTCGGCGCGCGCGGTTTCCGCCACTACGAGATATCCAACTACGCACAGCCCGGCGAGGAATCTCGCCACAACCTCGGTTACTGGCGCGGCGAAGAGTACATTGGGCTCGGCTGCGCGGCCTTCGGGTGCGTGCGGAATGGAAACAGCGTAGAGCGTGTGCGATACCGCAATGCCGTCGATCCGAAGAAGTACGTCGAGGCCACCCGCACGATGCGTCGCGATCGCGTTGGCGACGGCGATGGACTCTCGACGTTGTCCGAAGCGGTGAACGGCGAGGCACTTTTGCGCGAGCGGATCATGCTGAGCCTTCGCACGGAGGAAGGGCTCGATCTGGAGCAAAGCGCCACGGAGCTGCACGTGGAGCCATGGCCGCGTGAACGCCGGCGCGCCGCCGAGCGCCTCGTCACGATGAATCGATTGCGCGTCGACGGGCCTCGGCTGTCGATTCCCCGCCCTGCGTGGCTCTTCACGGACGACACGGCGGCGCGCCTGTTCTAG
- a CDS encoding bifunctional (p)ppGpp synthetase/guanosine-3',5'-bis(diphosphate) 3'-pyrophosphohydrolase has product MLQVDDLIQRVRGYQPLADAELIKRAYDFSYRAHSGQVRKSGDPYFVHPAGVAGIITELRLDTASVCAGLLHDVVEDTLASTKDLEREFGHEIANLVDGVTKLSKINFTSKEDRQAENFRKMVVAMARDIRVLLVKLCDRVDNMRTLEFMKPDAQERIARETIEIYAPLANRLGMQSFKSELEDLSFKYLEPEVYAELASTISRTKRERDKYIADVSKTLLARLAEQGFACDVSGRAKHLYSIWRKMKAQDCTVDQIHDLIAFRVLVESVSDCYAALGVVHSKWTPVPGRFKDYIALPKPNMYQSLHTTVIGPSRERLEIQIRTHEMHRVAERGIAAHWRYKERNGGGVPDQDAQRFGWLRQLMEWQKELKDPAEFLEGVKVDLFEGEVYVFTPKGDVRVFPRGATPIDFAFAIHSQLGEHITGARINGKLEPLRYKLRNGDVVDIITNPNQHPSKDWLEFAGTTRARAKIRNFLRTEEREKSLRLGRELLERDLRKSGLSLNRLLKNDHELSKLFESLKVQNQEELFIGIGYGKLKPTDVLAVVAPPEEDGRESIPPADLREGRIEGLVRKVIKRDEEGIRLNGINDVLVRYARCCNPLPGDDILGFITRGRGITIHRRGCPKAFDTDPARRVEIAWDAKAKINRNVQLRVTTANRPGILATVGHTFSAQGINISEANCRAGDDGRAVNVFTFICSDMNQLKNVMKALQKVEGVVAVERA; this is encoded by the coding sequence ATGCTCCAAGTCGATGACCTAATCCAGCGCGTTCGTGGGTATCAGCCGCTGGCCGATGCCGAGCTGATCAAACGAGCTTACGACTTTAGCTATCGGGCTCACTCGGGCCAGGTGCGTAAGTCGGGCGATCCATACTTCGTCCATCCGGCCGGGGTGGCGGGCATCATCACCGAACTGCGGCTGGACACGGCGAGCGTCTGTGCCGGTCTCTTGCACGACGTGGTGGAAGACACGCTGGCCTCCACGAAGGATCTGGAGCGCGAGTTCGGCCACGAGATCGCCAACCTCGTCGACGGGGTCACCAAGCTCTCCAAGATCAACTTCACCTCCAAAGAAGATCGCCAGGCGGAGAACTTCCGCAAAATGGTGGTCGCCATGGCGCGCGACATCCGCGTGCTGTTGGTCAAGCTCTGCGATCGCGTGGACAACATGCGCACGCTGGAGTTCATGAAGCCGGATGCGCAGGAGCGCATCGCGCGCGAAACCATCGAGATTTACGCGCCGTTGGCCAACCGGCTCGGCATGCAGAGCTTCAAGAGCGAGCTGGAAGACCTCTCGTTCAAGTACCTTGAGCCCGAGGTGTACGCCGAGCTCGCGAGCACCATCAGCCGCACCAAGCGCGAACGCGACAAGTACATCGCCGACGTCAGCAAGACGCTGCTCGCCCGCCTGGCCGAGCAGGGCTTCGCGTGCGACGTCAGCGGCCGGGCGAAGCACCTCTACTCCATCTGGCGCAAGATGAAGGCGCAGGACTGCACGGTCGATCAGATCCACGATCTGATCGCGTTTCGCGTGCTGGTGGAGTCGGTGAGCGACTGTTACGCCGCGCTCGGCGTCGTTCACTCCAAGTGGACGCCGGTGCCCGGGCGCTTCAAAGACTACATCGCGCTGCCCAAGCCGAACATGTACCAGTCGCTGCACACGACGGTCATCGGCCCCTCGCGCGAGCGGCTGGAAATCCAGATCCGCACCCACGAAATGCACCGCGTGGCCGAGCGCGGCATCGCGGCGCACTGGCGCTACAAAGAACGAAACGGCGGCGGCGTTCCCGATCAAGACGCGCAGCGCTTCGGTTGGCTGCGCCAGCTCATGGAGTGGCAGAAAGAGCTGAAGGATCCGGCGGAATTCCTGGAGGGCGTCAAGGTCGACCTCTTCGAGGGTGAAGTCTACGTCTTCACGCCGAAGGGCGACGTGCGCGTCTTCCCGCGCGGGGCCACGCCCATCGACTTCGCGTTCGCCATCCACTCGCAGCTCGGCGAGCACATCACCGGTGCGCGCATCAACGGCAAACTCGAGCCGCTTCGTTACAAACTGCGCAACGGCGACGTCGTCGACATCATCACCAACCCGAACCAGCATCCGTCGAAAGACTGGCTCGAGTTCGCCGGGACCACGCGCGCGCGCGCCAAGATTCGCAACTTCCTCCGCACCGAGGAGCGCGAGAAATCGCTGCGTCTCGGGCGCGAGCTGCTCGAGCGGGACCTGCGAAAATCCGGTTTGAGCTTGAACCGCCTGCTGAAGAACGACCACGAGCTGTCCAAGCTGTTCGAGTCGCTCAAGGTGCAGAATCAAGAGGAGCTCTTCATCGGCATCGGCTACGGCAAATTGAAGCCGACCGACGTGCTCGCGGTGGTGGCCCCACCCGAAGAAGACGGGCGCGAGAGCATCCCGCCGGCGGACCTTCGCGAAGGTCGCATCGAGGGCCTGGTTCGCAAGGTCATCAAGCGCGACGAAGAGGGCATCCGCCTCAATGGAATCAACGACGTCCTCGTCCGCTATGCGCGCTGCTGCAACCCGCTGCCTGGGGACGACATCCTGGGATTCATCACACGCGGGCGCGGCATCACCATCCACCGTCGTGGCTGTCCCAAGGCGTTCGACACGGATCCTGCACGTCGAGTGGAAATCGCGTGGGATGCGAAGGCGAAAATCAATCGGAATGTACAACTGCGCGTGACCACCGCAAACCGCCCGGGCATTTTGGCCACGGTGGGCCACACCTTCAGCGCCCAGGGCATCAACATCAGTGAAGCCAACTGCCGCGCAGGCGACGACGGGCGCGCTGTCAACGTATTTACGTTCATATGCAGCGACATGAACCAGCTCAAGAATGTCATGAAGGCCCTACAGAAGGTGGAAGGGGTCGTCGCCGTCGAGCGTGCGTAG